A section of the Paenibacillus aurantius genome encodes:
- a CDS encoding YhgE/Pip domain-containing protein, producing MRKARPKGSSFWRELKPVLTNYKLLIPVMAVMLIPLIYSAMFLYAFWDPYGKVSELPVAVVNLDQGADFQDKRLTVGDDFVEKLKEKNSFKWDFVTKEEAEKGLTDNKYYIAIEIPEDFSKKATQIMDGEPAPTMFRFLPNESRNFIASQIGKNAVEKIKSEVSNELTRSYTQAVFENVQTLSDGLAKAADGAQSLADGSKTLEDGLKQVDEHMGELAAGTAPLKNGVGDLTQGAAALNQGLGSLQKGTAGLSGGLGQLEAGHKQLEQGAASAKDGAQKLQAGLSRSADGSAQLKAGAAQLEQGLKAYAAAHAAAAQAPAADAPKAGSGDPAGAGAEGGTPAPGASEAAAKDAAQLQQLIAAAHAVAAGADASAAGQQQLAAGAAQLSAGTGQLADGTAAFGGKLAEAASAGRQLDAGAQQLAAGGRQLLAGLGQLGGGVDRLASGAAQLGEGTHKLSEGAGSVASGSSELSGKLAEASGKTSELKGSDKLYQTFADPVEVEEDKVSSVPNYGTGFAPYFLSLGLFVGALMLSIVFPFKAPAAPPASGFRWFTGKTLMLAAVGLAQALLADAMLLWGLGVEVQSVPLFLVYSVLTSWTFMAIIQVLVTPFNNPGRFVAVLLLILQLTTCGGSYPVELLPSSLQHVNTWLPMNYSLNGFRAVISSGNFSAMWQSAEVLVSIMIALLVITLGYFLFSYRHTYGKGRTAGSESLAS from the coding sequence ATGAGAAAGGCAAGACCGAAGGGAAGCTCCTTCTGGCGCGAGCTGAAGCCCGTGCTAACGAATTACAAGCTGCTGATCCCCGTAATGGCGGTCATGCTCATTCCGCTCATCTACAGCGCTATGTTTCTGTATGCTTTCTGGGACCCGTACGGGAAGGTGAGCGAGCTGCCGGTGGCGGTCGTCAACCTCGACCAGGGGGCTGACTTTCAGGACAAGCGGCTGACGGTGGGGGATGACTTCGTAGAAAAGCTGAAGGAGAAAAACAGCTTCAAGTGGGATTTCGTCACGAAGGAAGAAGCCGAGAAAGGGCTCACGGACAACAAGTATTACATTGCCATTGAGATTCCGGAGGATTTCTCGAAAAAGGCGACTCAAATCATGGACGGGGAGCCGGCGCCGACGATGTTCCGCTTCCTGCCTAACGAAAGCCGCAACTTTATCGCTTCGCAAATCGGCAAGAACGCCGTTGAGAAGATCAAGAGCGAGGTCTCGAATGAGCTGACCAGAAGCTACACGCAGGCCGTGTTTGAGAATGTCCAAACGCTCTCGGACGGCCTGGCGAAAGCCGCGGACGGCGCCCAGTCGCTCGCGGACGGGAGCAAGACGCTCGAAGACGGGCTGAAGCAGGTTGACGAGCATATGGGCGAGCTGGCGGCCGGAACCGCCCCCCTGAAGAATGGGGTGGGCGATCTGACCCAAGGCGCGGCCGCCTTGAACCAGGGGCTCGGCTCGCTGCAGAAGGGCACGGCCGGCCTGTCCGGCGGGCTCGGGCAGCTCGAAGCCGGCCACAAGCAGCTGGAGCAGGGAGCGGCGTCGGCGAAGGACGGCGCCCAGAAGCTTCAAGCGGGCCTCAGCCGCTCGGCTGACGGGTCGGCCCAGCTGAAGGCCGGCGCGGCGCAGCTTGAGCAGGGGCTGAAGGCCTACGCGGCCGCCCATGCGGCGGCGGCACAAGCCCCTGCGGCCGATGCGCCGAAGGCCGGCAGCGGCGACCCCGCTGGTGCCGGTGCCGAAGGCGGCACCCCGGCACCGGGCGCCAGCGAGGCCGCGGCGAAGGACGCCGCCCAGCTGCAGCAGCTGATCGCGGCCGCGCACGCCGTCGCCGCCGGGGCCGACGCCTCGGCCGCGGGCCAGCAGCAGCTGGCGGCCGGCGCCGCGCAGCTTAGCGCCGGCACCGGCCAGCTGGCCGACGGCACGGCGGCGTTCGGCGGCAAGCTCGCCGAAGCCGCCTCGGCCGGGCGGCAGCTGGACGCCGGCGCGCAGCAGCTCGCAGCGGGCGGCCGCCAGCTGCTGGCGGGCCTCGGCCAGCTCGGCGGCGGCGTGGACCGGCTCGCGAGCGGCGCGGCACAGCTTGGCGAAGGCACGCACAAGCTGAGCGAGGGCGCCGGCTCGGTGGCGAGCGGCAGCAGCGAGCTGTCCGGCAAGCTCGCAGAGGCGTCCGGCAAGACGTCCGAGCTGAAGGGCAGCGACAAGCTTTACCAAACCTTCGCCGATCCGGTGGAGGTGGAGGAGGATAAGGTAAGCAGCGTGCCGAACTACGGCACCGGCTTCGCCCCTTACTTCCTGTCCCTCGGCTTGTTCGTAGGGGCCCTGATGCTGTCGATCGTCTTCCCGTTCAAAGCCCCGGCCGCACCGCCGGCCTCCGGCTTCCGCTGGTTCACCGGGAAGACGCTCATGCTGGCCGCCGTGGGCTTGGCCCAGGCGCTCCTGGCCGATGCCATGCTGCTTTGGGGTCTGGGGGTGGAGGTCCAGAGCGTTCCGCTGTTCCTTGTGTACAGCGTGCTGACCTCCTGGACCTTCATGGCCATCATCCAGGTGCTCGTCACGCCGTTCAACAACCCGGGCCGCTTCGTCGCGGTGCTGCTCCTTATTCTGCAGCTGACGACGTGCGGCGGCTCGTATCCGGTGGAGCTGCTGCCTTCTTCCCTGCAGCACGTGAACACCTGGCTGCCGATGAACTACTCGCTTAACGGCTTCCGCGCCGTGATTTCCAGCGGCAATTTCTCGGCGATGTGGCAGAGCGCGGAAGTGCTCGTGAGCATCATGATCGCTCTGCTTGTGATCACGTTGGGTTACTTCCTCTTCTCGTACCGCCACACCTACGGAAAAGGAAGGACGGCCGGAAGCGAGTCCCTCGCCTCTTAA
- a CDS encoding TetR/AcrR family transcriptional regulator — protein MAVDRRKQIVEAAAKSFALFGYKATTMDQVARIANVGKGTIYTFFVNKEELFDEIMKDFIRDILRIAEEAIDPSRPFFENMHRVLYGVLDFRNRHALTVQLTHEIREVGTPKVRESMDGIEKALLAFIRDKVSEAVGKGEMKPCDPDLTAFVILKLYFALVNDWERTHAPLGKEKISQLMELYLVHGLAAELP, from the coding sequence ATGGCGGTGGACCGCAGGAAGCAAATTGTCGAGGCGGCCGCTAAGTCCTTCGCTCTTTTCGGATACAAGGCGACGACCATGGATCAGGTGGCGAGGATCGCCAACGTCGGCAAGGGAACGATCTATACGTTCTTCGTCAACAAGGAAGAGCTGTTCGATGAAATCATGAAGGATTTTATCCGCGATATTCTCCGGATAGCGGAGGAAGCGATCGATCCGTCCCGTCCGTTTTTTGAGAACATGCACCGGGTGCTGTACGGGGTGCTGGATTTTCGGAACCGGCATGCTCTGACGGTGCAGCTTACACATGAAATCCGCGAAGTGGGAACGCCCAAGGTCCGGGAAAGCATGGACGGCATCGAGAAGGCGCTGCTGGCTTTTATCCGGGACAAGGTCTCCGAGGCGGTCGGCAAGGGCGAAATGAAGCCCTGCGATCCGGATCTTACAGCCTTTGTTATCCTTAAGCTGTATTTTGCGCTCGTCAACGACTGGGAACGGACTCACGCCCCGTTGGGCAAAGAGAAGATTTCGCAGCTGATGGAGCTCTATCTGGTGCACGGGCTGGCGGCGGAGCTGCCGTAA
- a CDS encoding ATP-binding protein — translation MKRILLTFLLFAIGLIPIAALWASGSGEWNPSGRLSGWEYFWEKPEEEVIGRPEPGLVTVPSAGWASIDSPLNPPGRNGSNVLWLRADLPAGTWRDPGLAARLYEMYEVMAEGKVIYTYGTPRAENPAYQGTPLRFIPLNQEWFGGKLYFRIYSGKANIGFMQDAVVMEQAQYIRSLLKEQGSRFILGFFYLLVGMAAIYIAMRVNQKEFLSFGAFGVFFGIYTLCRTAILYLLFDVPKLWTYLELASLILGCTAILAFMEQLFGESYSRINRGLRILWKVHLLYAMVLLPAAEWRLVPFPKVLAFYQLLLLFSMAVSIGVLLYHARHGNRDARILLLGTLCFSAAGAVDIYTNVLLPAAHPPQLSYIGMLVFLFAVISVLVRLLIQMKVQLNHSEKLSVAGRLAAGVAHEIRNPVTVLSGYLQLMKNGRMNPDVIPVMLDEVNRINSIINEFLLLSKPDKPANEKHDVALILGEVISFLKAEAEEAGIRVSVSTDGRLGSIRCSKDQLKQVFINVMKNAMEAMPGGGPIDIELRRDGRELLIRFLDAGEGIAGKDMERLGEPFYTTKENGTGLGLMICQSIISHHQGNLVLYGRPEKGTCVEIRLPL, via the coding sequence ATGAAACGGATTTTGCTAACCTTCTTATTATTTGCCATTGGCCTTATTCCCATAGCGGCCTTATGGGCTTCCGGCAGCGGAGAATGGAATCCCTCCGGGCGGCTTTCCGGCTGGGAGTATTTCTGGGAGAAGCCGGAAGAGGAAGTCATCGGACGGCCCGAGCCCGGGCTGGTGACCGTTCCGTCAGCTGGCTGGGCGTCCATTGACAGCCCCCTTAACCCTCCCGGCCGCAACGGGTCGAACGTGCTGTGGCTGAGGGCCGACCTGCCGGCCGGCACCTGGAGGGATCCCGGGCTGGCCGCCCGCTTATATGAGATGTACGAAGTGATGGCCGAAGGAAAGGTGATCTACACCTACGGAACCCCTCGGGCCGAGAATCCCGCTTATCAAGGGACGCCGCTTCGCTTTATTCCGCTAAACCAAGAGTGGTTCGGAGGCAAGCTGTATTTCCGCATCTACTCGGGGAAGGCGAATATCGGGTTCATGCAGGATGCCGTTGTGATGGAGCAGGCCCAGTATATCCGCTCACTCCTGAAGGAGCAGGGCAGCCGGTTCATCCTCGGCTTCTTCTATCTTCTCGTCGGGATGGCGGCCATCTACATAGCCATGAGGGTCAACCAGAAGGAATTTCTGTCCTTCGGGGCCTTCGGGGTGTTCTTTGGTATCTATACGCTCTGCCGGACGGCCATTCTGTATCTGCTGTTCGATGTTCCCAAGCTGTGGACATACCTGGAGCTCGCTTCGCTCATTCTGGGCTGTACGGCCATTCTGGCCTTTATGGAGCAGCTTTTTGGGGAAAGCTATTCGCGAATCAACCGTGGTCTCCGCATTCTGTGGAAGGTCCATCTGCTCTACGCCATGGTCCTGCTGCCTGCGGCGGAATGGCGGCTTGTGCCTTTTCCTAAGGTGCTCGCCTTCTACCAGCTGCTGCTTCTGTTCAGCATGGCCGTATCCATCGGAGTTCTTCTCTACCATGCCCGGCACGGCAACCGGGATGCGCGCATCCTGCTGCTTGGCACGCTGTGCTTCAGCGCGGCAGGTGCGGTGGACATCTATACGAATGTCTTGCTTCCGGCAGCCCATCCGCCGCAGCTGTCCTATATCGGCATGCTGGTCTTTCTCTTTGCCGTGATCTCGGTACTCGTCCGGCTGCTGATCCAGATGAAGGTCCAGCTGAACCATTCCGAGAAGCTGTCCGTAGCGGGCAGGCTGGCTGCCGGAGTGGCACATGAAATCCGCAACCCGGTCACGGTTCTGTCCGGTTACCTGCAGCTGATGAAGAACGGAAGAATGAACCCCGATGTCATCCCGGTCATGCTGGATGAGGTCAACCGGATCAATTCCATTATCAACGAATTTCTTCTGCTTTCCAAGCCGGACAAGCCCGCTAACGAGAAGCATGACGTGGCCCTCATTCTGGGGGAGGTCATCTCGTTCCTGAAGGCGGAGGCCGAAGAAGCGGGAATCCGGGTCAGCGTTAGTACAGATGGACGGCTGGGCAGCATCCGGTGCAGCAAGGATCAGCTTAAGCAGGTGTTCATCAACGTCATGAAAAATGCAATGGAGGCCATGCCCGGCGGAGGGCCGATCGACATCGAGCTGCGCCGGGACGGCAGGGAGCTTCTGATCCGATTTCTCGATGCCGGGGAGGGCATTGCGGGCAAGGACATGGAGCGGCTTGGGGAGCCATTCTACACGACAAAAGAGAACGGAACCGGGCTCGGTCTTATGATCTGCCAATCCATTATCAGCCATCATCAAGGAAACCTGGTCCTGTACGGACGGCCGGAAAAAGGGACCTGTGTCGAGATCCGGCTGCCGCTCTAG
- a CDS encoding NAD-dependent epimerase/dehydratase family protein — protein sequence MSIGRQALVFGASGLVGGQLVQELLASGLYKQVTVWVRRPLALDHPLLRQEIGDLQPDRLEEKPGVFQAEDVYCCLGTTIKKAGSEEAFARVDRELPAAAARLAARQGAQRWPGPGFRPSISSALPC from the coding sequence ATGAGTATAGGCAGACAGGCACTTGTGTTCGGAGCAAGCGGTTTGGTGGGAGGGCAGCTGGTCCAGGAGCTGCTTGCGAGCGGGCTTTACAAGCAGGTGACCGTGTGGGTCCGGAGGCCGCTTGCCCTGGACCATCCTCTGCTCCGCCAGGAAATCGGAGACCTTCAGCCGGACCGGCTGGAGGAGAAGCCCGGCGTTTTTCAGGCGGAGGATGTTTACTGCTGCCTCGGGACCACCATCAAGAAGGCGGGCTCGGAGGAAGCCTTTGCCCGGGTCGACCGGGAGCTTCCGGCTGCGGCGGCCCGCCTGGCGGCCCGGCAAGGAGCCCAGAGGTGGCCCGGGCCGGGGTTCCGGCCGTCCATTTCTTCCGCCCTTCCCTGCTGA
- a CDS encoding Rossmann-fold NAD(P)-binding domain-containing protein translates to MARAGVPAVHFFRPSLLTGSRSEFRLGEKAAIGVMRVLNHALLGPLRRYRSIPAGTVARAMLAAAQDDRTGVFVHSSEELFTMAESFVRP, encoded by the coding sequence GTGGCCCGGGCCGGGGTTCCGGCCGTCCATTTCTTCCGCCCTTCCCTGCTGACCGGCAGCCGCTCCGAATTCCGCTTGGGCGAGAAGGCGGCCATTGGCGTTATGCGTGTGCTCAACCACGCCCTGCTCGGCCCGCTCCGGCGCTACCGGTCCATTCCAGCGGGGACGGTGGCCCGGGCCATGCTCGCCGCCGCGCAAGATGACAGGACCGGCGTGTTTGTTCACTCCTCCGAGGAGCTGTTTACCATGGCGGAGTCCTTTGTTCGTCCTTAA
- a CDS encoding flotillin family protein, translating to MPDYLVIPAVVVGVIVLLGLAFWARYKTVGPDEAMIVTGSFLGTRNVTSDPTDEGRRIKIIRGGGAFIWPIFQNSEFLSLLSHKLDVTTPEVYTEQGVPVMADGVAIIKIGGSVEDVATAAEQYMGKPSEALKSEAQEVLEGHLRAILGTMTVEEVYRNRDKFAQEVQGVAAKDLKKMGLQIVSFTIKDVRDKQGYLASLGKPRIAQVKRDADIAEAEAVRDARIQKARAEEEGQKAELLRDTNIAEAEKERELKVASFKREQDTAKADADQAYFIQEARAKQSVVEEQMKVEIVRKEREIDLQEKEIVVREKQYDAEVKKKADADRYSVIQAAEADKAKRMREADALQYRIEAEAKAMAEQKRLDGLAVADAERAKGTAEAEVVRLRGLAEAEAKEKLAEAFQKFGEAAVLDIIVKMLPELAGRIAEPMKSIDKLTVVDTGSGEGAARVSNYVTSLMATAPEMLKSVSGIDLNELVQGLTRKTVGGGGGGTGLPVPAAARAAAPRSDSGREAAAAIETAVKPTPDGQ from the coding sequence ATGCCCGATTATTTGGTAATCCCCGCTGTGGTGGTCGGGGTGATTGTGCTTCTCGGCCTGGCCTTCTGGGCCCGCTACAAAACGGTGGGACCGGATGAGGCGATGATTGTGACGGGTTCCTTCCTCGGAACCCGCAACGTGACGTCCGATCCGACGGACGAGGGGCGCCGGATCAAGATTATCCGCGGCGGCGGAGCGTTCATCTGGCCGATTTTTCAGAACAGCGAGTTCCTGTCCCTGCTGTCCCATAAGCTGGACGTCACCACACCGGAGGTTTATACCGAGCAGGGCGTTCCCGTCATGGCGGACGGCGTCGCGATCATTAAGATCGGCGGGTCGGTCGAGGATGTGGCGACGGCGGCCGAGCAGTATATGGGCAAGCCGAGCGAAGCGCTGAAGAGTGAAGCCCAGGAAGTGCTCGAAGGGCACCTGCGGGCCATTCTCGGGACGATGACGGTGGAGGAGGTCTACCGCAACCGGGACAAATTCGCCCAGGAGGTCCAGGGGGTGGCCGCCAAGGACCTGAAGAAGATGGGGCTGCAGATCGTCTCCTTCACGATCAAGGATGTGCGCGACAAGCAGGGGTATCTCGCCTCGCTCGGTAAGCCGCGGATCGCCCAGGTAAAGCGGGATGCGGACATTGCCGAGGCGGAGGCCGTACGGGACGCCCGGATTCAGAAGGCGAGAGCCGAGGAAGAGGGGCAGAAGGCAGAGCTTCTGCGGGACACGAACATTGCCGAAGCAGAGAAGGAGCGGGAGCTGAAGGTCGCCTCCTTCAAAAGGGAGCAGGACACGGCGAAGGCGGATGCGGACCAGGCGTATTTCATCCAGGAGGCCCGCGCCAAGCAGTCCGTGGTCGAGGAGCAGATGAAGGTCGAGATCGTCCGCAAGGAGCGGGAGATCGACCTGCAGGAGAAGGAAATCGTCGTACGTGAGAAGCAGTATGACGCGGAAGTGAAGAAGAAGGCGGACGCCGACCGCTATTCGGTCATTCAGGCGGCGGAGGCCGACAAGGCGAAACGGATGCGCGAAGCGGACGCCCTGCAGTACCGCATCGAAGCGGAGGCGAAGGCCATGGCCGAGCAGAAGCGCCTCGACGGGCTGGCGGTAGCCGATGCCGAGCGCGCCAAAGGTACGGCCGAGGCCGAGGTCGTGCGGCTGCGTGGTCTGGCGGAAGCCGAAGCGAAGGAGAAGCTGGCGGAGGCGTTCCAGAAGTTCGGGGAGGCCGCGGTGCTCGACATCATCGTGAAGATGCTGCCCGAGCTGGCCGGCCGGATCGCCGAGCCGATGAAGTCCATCGACAAGCTGACCGTCGTCGATACGGGCAGCGGCGAAGGCGCCGCCCGCGTCAGCAACTACGTCACGTCGCTCATGGCGACGGCGCCGGAGATGCTGAAGAGCGTGTCGGGCATCGACCTGAACGAGCTCGTGCAGGGGCTGACCCGCAAGACCGTGGGAGGTGGCGGCGGGGGAACGGGGCTGCCGGTACCGGCAGCAGCGAGGGCGGCGGCGCCCCGCTCGGACTCCGGTCGGGAAGCGGCTGCCGCCATAGAGACGGCGGTGAAGCCAACGCCTGACGGGCAGTAA
- a CDS encoding NfeD family protein, giving the protein MVEIYWGCLVLGVLFALVTVLLGDLVSQALDGMLDFLSADYLKPVTVAGGITAFGGAGILLEHYSGLGSVINLLLALVCAFLLAVAVHYLYVRPMRNSETSSGYSEQSLCGRIGEVLVPIPGTGYGEVLLKIGAANTNRTAGSFDKEDIQAGARVVVVQVRDGAVYVSRFENNL; this is encoded by the coding sequence ATGGTGGAGATCTACTGGGGATGTCTGGTCTTGGGGGTGCTTTTCGCTCTCGTGACCGTGCTGCTGGGGGATTTGGTCAGCCAAGCGCTGGACGGGATGCTGGACTTCCTGTCCGCCGATTATCTTAAGCCTGTCACCGTCGCTGGCGGAATTACCGCGTTCGGCGGGGCGGGGATCCTGCTGGAGCATTATTCGGGATTGGGAAGCGTGATCAACCTTCTCCTGGCTCTTGTCTGCGCTTTTCTTCTGGCGGTTGCCGTGCATTATCTCTATGTCCGCCCCATGCGGAACAGCGAGACGTCCTCGGGCTATTCGGAGCAGAGCCTGTGCGGCCGCATCGGCGAGGTGCTCGTCCCGATTCCCGGCACCGGATACGGTGAAGTGCTCCTGAAGATCGGAGCCGCGAATACCAACCGGACAGCCGGGAGCTTCGACAAGGAAGACATTCAGGCGGGAGCTCGCGTCGTGGTCGTTCAAGTACGGGACGGCGCGGTTTATGTTTCCCGGTTTGAAAATAATCTATAG
- a CDS encoding helix-turn-helix transcriptional regulator, protein MKNRIRELRAGKGWTQEKLSELAGVSRQTIISVENGKFNPSLTLAYTIARAFGLTIEEIFIFEEEGRERS, encoded by the coding sequence ATGAAGAACCGCATCCGCGAGCTTCGCGCCGGAAAGGGCTGGACGCAGGAGAAGCTGTCCGAGCTGGCGGGCGTCTCCCGCCAGACGATCATTTCCGTTGAGAACGGGAAATTCAACCCCTCGCTTACCCTGGCTTACACGATCGCCCGGGCCTTCGGCCTGACGATCGAGGAGATTTTTATTTTTGAAGAAGAAGGGAGAGAACGTTCATGA
- a CDS encoding thiamine diphosphokinase: MSAREPLLEGRRAVIVSGGTLGPWALTELQEDDYLIGADRGAYFLVENGRTPDLSIGDFDSVAPDELEAVRCGSRTFVSCDPVMKDWTDTEMALVWALDRGPREIRMLGVLGTRLDHSLANIQLLVQALRRGIPCSIADAHNELTLTDGSLALLSSRFTHVSLLPLTPEVKGVTLDGFRYPLQDAVLTMGQSLGVSNVQEQPTARIFVREGLLLVIRSLD, from the coding sequence ATGAGTGCCCGGGAGCCTCTTCTGGAGGGCCGGCGGGCCGTCATCGTAAGCGGAGGAACGTTGGGACCGTGGGCTCTTACTGAGCTTCAGGAGGATGATTACCTGATCGGGGCCGACCGCGGAGCTTACTTCCTCGTCGAGAATGGCCGGACCCCCGATCTCTCGATAGGCGATTTCGACAGCGTGGCGCCTGACGAGCTGGAAGCGGTCCGCTGTGGAAGCCGGACGTTCGTCTCCTGCGACCCGGTTATGAAGGACTGGACCGATACCGAGATGGCGCTCGTCTGGGCGCTCGACCGTGGGCCCCGGGAGATCCGGATGCTAGGAGTGCTTGGCACAAGGCTCGACCATTCCCTCGCGAACATCCAGCTCCTTGTCCAGGCCCTCCGCCGCGGCATCCCGTGCTCCATCGCCGATGCCCATAACGAGCTGACGCTCACGGACGGCTCCCTTGCCCTGCTGTCATCACGCTTCACGCATGTCTCGCTTCTGCCGCTGACGCCCGAGGTGAAGGGTGTCACGCTCGACGGCTTCCGCTACCCGCTTCAGGACGCTGTTCTCACCATGGGACAGTCGCTCGGCGTCAGCAACGTGCAGGAGCAGCCGACCGCGCGAATATTTGTGCGCGAAGGGCTGCTCCTGGTGATCCGGAGCCTGGATTAG
- the cls gene encoding cardiolipin synthase produces the protein MLWLLIFMLVFIVQVVVVLFMEFKNPSKTTAWLLIIFLLPVVGFMLYYLVAREYQKRRLVRRRGKRLQPKLPGGVIHRIEVAMRSRELKNKEAARQKRLFRLLQSIPESPITKCNETEIYSGGKEKFRALKEVLEKARDHIHVEYYTIRADGIGTEIQEILIRKAKEGVEVRVIYDGLGSYDLSGAYVQELTEAGAQVHCFFPLRSAVLARNLNYRNHRKIVVVDGDIGFLGGINIGDEYLGRDPKLGYWRDTHMKLRGDSVYFLQQTFLNDWEFVSGEKLTDERYFPAHGCEGSEQVQIIASGPDAHWDTILEMYFGAINSATDRILIVTPYFIPDPSLQMALKTASLSGVDIQIILPGITDNILVKWASFSYIEELMQAGIRFYLYNKGFVHAKILIVDETIASVGTANMDMRSFYDNFELNAVMFDKKTIDYLVEDFREDLQESTEIRQKEFSKRSRYQRGKEVLARMLSPLL, from the coding sequence ATGCTGTGGTTATTGATTTTTATGCTGGTCTTTATCGTACAGGTCGTCGTGGTCTTGTTTATGGAATTCAAAAATCCGTCCAAAACGACCGCATGGCTGCTTATTATTTTCCTGCTGCCGGTAGTAGGCTTCATGCTCTACTATCTGGTCGCCCGCGAGTATCAGAAAAGAAGGCTGGTCAGAAGACGGGGGAAACGGCTGCAGCCTAAGCTTCCGGGGGGAGTGATTCATAGAATAGAAGTAGCCATGCGCTCCCGCGAGCTGAAGAACAAGGAAGCCGCCCGGCAGAAAAGGCTGTTCCGTCTCCTCCAGAGCATTCCGGAGTCTCCCATTACGAAATGCAATGAAACCGAGATTTACTCGGGCGGTAAGGAGAAATTCCGCGCCCTGAAGGAAGTGCTGGAGAAAGCCCGCGATCATATCCATGTGGAATACTACACCATCCGCGCGGACGGCATCGGGACCGAAATCCAGGAAATCCTCATCCGCAAGGCCAAGGAAGGAGTAGAGGTGCGGGTGATCTATGACGGGCTCGGGAGCTATGACCTTAGCGGCGCCTATGTTCAGGAGCTCACGGAGGCCGGGGCCCAGGTCCACTGCTTCTTTCCGCTCCGAAGCGCGGTTCTCGCCCGCAATCTGAACTACCGCAATCACCGCAAAATCGTCGTCGTCGACGGGGACATCGGTTTTCTCGGAGGAATCAACATCGGCGACGAATACTTGGGGAGGGACCCGAAGCTCGGCTACTGGCGGGACACGCACATGAAGCTTAGAGGGGATTCCGTCTACTTTCTGCAGCAGACGTTCCTTAACGATTGGGAGTTCGTAAGCGGGGAGAAGCTGACGGACGAACGCTATTTCCCGGCTCACGGCTGCGAAGGCTCCGAGCAGGTGCAGATTATCGCAAGCGGGCCCGACGCGCATTGGGACACGATTCTCGAGATGTACTTCGGGGCGATCAACTCGGCAACCGACCGCATTCTGATCGTCACGCCTTATTTCATCCCGGATCCGAGCCTCCAGATGGCGCTGAAGACGGCTTCGCTCAGCGGCGTGGACATTCAGATCATCCTTCCGGGGATTACGGATAACATTCTGGTCAAATGGGCCTCCTTCTCCTATATCGAGGAATTGATGCAGGCCGGCATCCGGTTCTATCTGTACAACAAAGGCTTCGTGCATGCCAAAATCCTGATTGTGGACGAGACCATCGCTTCCGTCGGCACCGCCAACATGGACATGCGCAGCTTCTATGACAACTTCGAGCTCAACGCGGTCATGTTCGACAAGAAAACGATCGATTATCTGGTGGAGGACTTTCGGGAGGACCTTCAGGAGAGCACCGAAATCCGGCAGAAGGAGTTCAGCAAGCGATCCCGTTACCAGAGAGGCAAGGAGGTTCTCGCCCGGATGCTGTCGCCTCTTTTGTAG
- a CDS encoding GlsB/YeaQ/YmgE family stress response membrane protein → MLGFLVSVIMAIIIGFIGDALVRSDMPGGVIGSMIAGFIGAWLGHFLFGHFGPDIAGFAIIPAIIGAALVVFLVGLLFKGMRSRTTH, encoded by the coding sequence ATGCTGGGATTCTTAGTTAGTGTCATCATGGCCATCATTATCGGGTTCATCGGCGATGCATTGGTTAGAAGCGATATGCCAGGAGGCGTTATCGGCTCCATGATCGCCGGCTTCATCGGCGCTTGGCTCGGACACTTCCTCTTTGGCCACTTCGGACCGGATATTGCAGGCTTCGCCATCATTCCGGCCATCATCGGTGCCGCTCTCGTCGTTTTCCTCGTAGGCCTTCTTTTCAAAGGAATGCGCAGCAGAACGACTCACTAA
- a CDS encoding YtxH domain-containing protein, translated as MAKGTITGLVVGGAIGAVSALLLTPKTGAQMRQDLSDRYSKLSDKTVDMATTVGQKASEMATTVGQKASDLASTVKAQAGEVMSQTKDSSQTVADEVKNWRAENEDMSSSNSSTSSSSTSTSVNPTLGSTNPTSNY; from the coding sequence ATGGCAAAAGGAACAATCACAGGTCTGGTCGTCGGTGGAGCAATCGGTGCGGTATCCGCTCTTCTTCTCACCCCGAAAACGGGAGCGCAAATGAGGCAGGATCTGTCGGACCGCTATAGCAAACTGAGTGACAAAACAGTAGATATGGCCACTACCGTAGGCCAAAAAGCATCGGAGATGGCCACTACCGTAGGGCAGAAGGCTTCCGACCTCGCCAGCACCGTCAAGGCGCAAGCCGGCGAAGTCATGAGCCAGACGAAGGACTCTTCGCAGACGGTAGCCGATGAAGTGAAGAACTGGCGTGCGGAGAACGAAGACATGAGCAGCTCCAACAGCTCCACCTCGTCTTCCTCGACATCGACCTCGGTGAATCCGACGCTCGGTTCGACGAATCCGACTTCCAATTACTAA